Proteins encoded in a region of the Flammeovirga yaeyamensis genome:
- a CDS encoding acyl-CoA thioesterase translates to MPFFHDKQKSYPQETESRVIIRFQDCDPFRHLNNAKYFDYFFNAREDRVPQLYGYNIADIYKEFGTGWVIYNHQISYLRPAAVGEWVRIKSSIIHVDENSITVEYYMLDDAKKSLKTVLWSKMKYIDPRSGKSTDHQPEVLDYLKTISNKSVDISEVSFEERIKQLKEML, encoded by the coding sequence ATGCCATTCTTTCACGATAAACAAAAAAGCTATCCACAGGAAACTGAATCGAGAGTTATTATCAGATTTCAGGACTGTGATCCATTTCGTCATCTAAACAATGCGAAATATTTCGATTATTTCTTTAATGCAAGAGAAGATAGAGTTCCTCAATTGTATGGATACAATATTGCTGATATCTATAAAGAATTTGGAACAGGATGGGTAATTTATAATCATCAAATTTCTTATTTAAGACCAGCCGCCGTAGGTGAGTGGGTGCGTATTAAATCAAGTATTATCCACGTAGATGAAAACTCAATTACTGTTGAGTATTACATGTTGGATGATGCTAAGAAATCTTTAAAAACGGTTCTTTGGTCGAAGATGAAATACATTGACCCAAGATCAGGAAAAAGTACAGATCATCAACCAGAAGTATTAGACTATTTAAAGACGATATCAAATAAGTCTGTAGATATATCAGAAGTTTCTTTTGAGGAGCGTATTAAGCAGTTGAAAGAAATGCTTTAA
- a CDS encoding prolipoprotein diacylglyceryl transferase: protein MEIPYTPQLFDIPINIHLISEYLSFFVGFQFYRMLKKRQVDPIDSNNRLSIILGAAIGAFLGSRIIGFLENPTLDIDSVIQLYNNKTIMGGLFGGLLGVEITKLFIKEKKSSGDLFVFPLMLGIGIGRIGCFLSGVNEFTYGKPTNFFMGMDLGDGVFRHPTSLYEILFLIGLAFVLYQVKQRITLENGTLFKLFMLSYFGFRFIIEFIKPNVFFILHLSSIQWLCITCWLYYSKSIIKLSKQCLQENTTITTSH, encoded by the coding sequence ATGGAAATCCCTTATACACCTCAATTATTTGATATTCCCATCAATATTCACCTTATAAGCGAATACCTTTCTTTTTTTGTAGGCTTTCAGTTTTATCGAATGCTTAAGAAAAGACAAGTTGACCCTATTGATAGTAATAATCGTTTATCAATTATTTTGGGAGCAGCAATTGGTGCTTTTCTAGGTTCAAGAATCATTGGTTTTTTAGAAAATCCTACCTTAGATATTGATAGTGTCATTCAATTATACAATAACAAAACCATAATGGGTGGGTTATTTGGTGGACTTCTTGGGGTGGAGATTACAAAACTATTTATAAAAGAGAAAAAGTCTTCAGGAGACTTATTTGTATTCCCATTGATGTTAGGAATTGGGATTGGAAGAATTGGTTGTTTCCTTTCTGGGGTAAATGAATTTACCTACGGGAAGCCAACCAATTTTTTTATGGGAATGGATCTAGGTGATGGAGTTTTCAGACACCCTACATCACTTTATGAAATACTTTTTTTAATTGGGTTAGCATTTGTACTTTATCAGGTGAAGCAGAGAATCACTTTAGAAAATGGGACACTTTTTAAATTGTTCATGCTTTCTTACTTTGGGTTCCGTTTCATCATAGAATTTATTAAACCCAATGTATTTTTTATATTACACTTGAGTAGTATTCAATGGCTTTGTATCACCTGTTGGTTGTATTACTCAAAATCGATTATTAAGCTTAGCAAACAATGCCTACAAGAAAATACAACTATTACGACTTCACATTAA
- a CDS encoding radical SAM protein: MPTRKYNYYDFTLSLCPECLKRVDAKIIFEDEKVFMLKRCPEHGNSKVLIADDIEYYKNIRNYNKNPEFPYTFNTKTHYGCPYDCGLCPDHEQHSCLTVVEITDRCNLTCPTCYAGSSPTYGRHRTFEEVKAMLDAVVRNEKEPDVVQISGGEPTVHPELFKILDYAKSLPIKHLMLNTNGVEIAKDFDYAKRLASYMPDFEIYLQFDSFDNEVLKTMRGAELSKTREKAIHHLNKLNLSTTLVVTLQKGLNDHEMGETIDYALKQKCIRGVTFQPTQEAGRLENFDHAKDRITLTETRRKILEQSSVFKSDDLIPVPCNPDALVMGYALKLGGKATPLTRYINPADLLDNSKNTIVYEQDEFLQNKMIDIFSTGISTDKATQEMHQLLCCLPFVDAPQLGYDNLFRVIIMNFMDAHNFDVRAIKKSCVHIVNKDNKIIPFETMNLLYRDEKKDKLLELQQQ; this comes from the coding sequence ATGCCTACAAGAAAATACAACTATTACGACTTCACATTAAGTCTTTGTCCAGAATGTCTAAAACGAGTAGACGCAAAAATCATTTTCGAAGATGAAAAGGTGTTTATGCTCAAAAGATGTCCTGAACATGGCAATTCAAAAGTACTCATAGCTGATGATATTGAGTATTATAAAAACATCAGAAATTATAATAAGAACCCAGAGTTTCCTTATACTTTTAATACAAAAACACATTATGGATGTCCTTATGATTGTGGTCTTTGTCCCGATCATGAACAACATTCGTGTTTAACTGTAGTCGAAATTACTGACCGTTGTAATTTAACTTGTCCGACTTGTTATGCGGGTTCATCGCCTACTTATGGTCGACATAGAACTTTTGAGGAAGTAAAAGCGATGTTGGATGCTGTTGTAAGGAATGAAAAAGAACCTGATGTAGTTCAGATAAGTGGAGGTGAACCCACTGTTCATCCAGAGTTATTTAAAATTCTAGATTATGCAAAATCGCTACCCATCAAACATTTGATGTTGAATACAAATGGAGTAGAGATTGCAAAGGATTTTGACTATGCGAAAAGGTTGGCCTCTTACATGCCAGATTTTGAAATCTATCTTCAATTTGACTCTTTTGATAATGAAGTCTTGAAAACAATGAGAGGGGCGGAGTTATCAAAAACTAGAGAGAAAGCGATTCATCATCTCAATAAATTAAATCTATCCACAACTTTGGTGGTGACACTTCAAAAAGGATTGAACGATCATGAAATGGGTGAGACCATTGATTATGCTTTGAAGCAAAAGTGTATTCGTGGCGTAACTTTTCAGCCTACACAAGAGGCAGGGAGATTAGAGAACTTCGATCATGCGAAAGATAGAATTACTCTCACAGAAACCAGACGAAAAATATTAGAACAATCTTCGGTTTTTAAAAGTGATGACTTGATTCCTGTGCCATGTAACCCAGATGCATTAGTAATGGGTTATGCTTTAAAACTAGGAGGAAAGGCGACTCCATTAACTAGATATATTAATCCTGCAGATCTTCTTGATAATAGTAAAAACACTATTGTTTATGAACAAGATGAGTTTTTACAGAATAAAATGATTGATATATTTAGTACCGGAATATCCACAGATAAGGCCACTCAAGAGATGCATCAATTGCTTTGTTGTTTGCCTTTTGTTGATGCTCCACAATTGGGTTATGATAATTTATTTCGAGTAATTATCATGAACTTTATGGATGCACATAATTTTGATGTGAGAGCCATCAAAAAGTCTTGTGTACATATCGTTAATAAAGACAATAAGATCATTCCTTTTGAAACAATGAATCTATTGTATAGGGATGAAAAGAAAGATAAATTATTGGAACTTCAACAACAGTAA
- a CDS encoding ATP-binding protein — translation MKFAYKLFLSFCLFFIIQVASAQDSWDKIKREHKGTITVYYIQNKPFIYSLPNGGMSGIEYEMFSKMIKEKRKELKAVIDIKWQAVESWDDLYAKISSKGDGIFGMSGITLTESRKDQIDFLPPYMPDIEIIVSSEDVNIFQKKENFNTAMQSLQAVTIKNSTFERNLVKLKHENLHALEYTYVNNVEQLIDKIANSNDHWGYTNLSNYAYALSKGLHLQRQLFYQTENQGLAVILPLKSSWKEPLTSFYKSPTFKPYINDLIRKYLGDKITDLIWDISANNSSLIDTLRNQQREIGLLTVESEIRLLRLTQKELEISQQNTIRNILVASLSVTLLFLVMLFHFNNLVKRSNQKLEHQNQEIEEQAKSLKNAYKDLEALSQIGRDVTSKLSTKEIIKTAYTQINELIGTPIFGIGLYDKKSNSLKFPYVFEGDQIIKNKAYDLKEKMRLAVMCFDQGKEIFVQKFSTDHRNYVKEVLKPIAGNNAESIIYIPLMEKNNQPIGVITVQSFEANAFDSYKLNLVRNIAIYIRIALQNARSFNSQEEKQHKLMEANIHIMEQKELIEEKNHELQTANGEKNHLLGIVAHDLRNPLASSITLLSMLNANEEKFDEDEKMCIEGSLKAMHRMNNMIEEILDARANANKEEQANKEASKDIISATEIVQSVINDFETIAERKEISLSLDIQSDGLVEVNEQHCIQVVENLISNAIKFSPKGTNVNTVIEKTPDFIQINITDQGPGISKEDQKKLFKKYQKLSAKPTGGEKSTGLGLSIVKKYIDEMGGEVKCSSEVGEGTTFSLLLPYL, via the coding sequence ATGAAGTTCGCCTATAAACTTTTTCTAAGTTTTTGCCTTTTCTTTATTATTCAAGTTGCCTCTGCTCAAGATTCTTGGGACAAGATTAAAAGGGAGCACAAAGGAACAATCACTGTTTATTACATTCAGAATAAACCATTTATCTACTCATTACCAAATGGAGGCATGAGTGGTATTGAGTATGAGATGTTCTCTAAAATGATAAAGGAGAAGAGAAAAGAGCTAAAGGCGGTAATTGATATCAAATGGCAAGCTGTAGAATCTTGGGATGACTTGTATGCTAAGATATCATCAAAAGGAGATGGTATTTTCGGAATGTCAGGAATTACTTTAACTGAAAGTCGTAAAGATCAAATCGATTTTCTTCCTCCTTACATGCCCGACATCGAAATTATTGTTTCTTCTGAAGATGTGAATATTTTTCAGAAAAAAGAGAATTTCAATACCGCTATGCAATCCTTGCAGGCGGTGACTATCAAGAATTCTACTTTTGAGAGAAACCTTGTGAAATTAAAACACGAAAACCTTCATGCTTTAGAATATACCTATGTTAATAATGTAGAGCAATTAATTGACAAGATCGCGAACTCAAATGATCATTGGGGTTATACTAATTTGTCCAATTATGCCTATGCATTATCAAAAGGTCTACACTTACAAAGGCAATTATTTTATCAGACAGAAAATCAAGGATTGGCAGTGATTCTTCCTTTGAAATCATCTTGGAAAGAACCACTTACATCATTTTATAAATCTCCTACCTTTAAACCTTATATCAACGACCTTATTAGAAAGTATTTAGGAGATAAAATTACAGACCTCATTTGGGACATATCGGCAAACAATAGTAGTCTGATAGATACTTTAAGAAATCAACAAAGAGAAATTGGTTTGTTAACTGTTGAATCTGAAATCCGATTACTGCGTCTAACACAAAAGGAATTAGAAATCTCTCAGCAGAACACTATCCGTAATATATTAGTCGCTTCTTTATCAGTTACTCTTTTGTTTTTAGTGATGCTTTTTCACTTTAATAACTTGGTAAAACGTTCCAATCAGAAATTAGAACATCAAAATCAAGAAATTGAAGAACAGGCAAAATCACTAAAAAATGCATATAAAGACTTGGAGGCTTTGAGTCAGATTGGGCGTGATGTTACTTCTAAATTATCAACAAAAGAGATTATTAAAACGGCATATACTCAGATTAATGAGTTAATCGGTACTCCTATTTTTGGGATCGGTTTATATGATAAGAAATCTAATAGCTTGAAATTTCCTTATGTTTTTGAGGGGGATCAAATTATAAAGAACAAAGCCTATGACCTTAAGGAGAAGATGAGGCTAGCAGTGATGTGTTTTGACCAAGGAAAAGAAATCTTCGTTCAAAAGTTCAGCACTGACCATAGAAATTATGTGAAAGAGGTTTTAAAACCTATTGCAGGTAATAATGCTGAGTCGATTATTTATATCCCGTTGATGGAGAAAAATAATCAACCAATAGGGGTAATCACGGTACAATCCTTCGAAGCCAATGCCTTCGATAGCTATAAGCTTAATCTAGTAAGAAACATTGCTATTTATATCCGTATTGCCCTTCAGAATGCTCGTTCTTTTAATAGTCAGGAAGAAAAGCAACATAAACTGATGGAGGCCAACATTCATATTATGGAGCAGAAGGAATTGATTGAGGAGAAAAACCATGAACTTCAAACGGCAAATGGAGAGAAAAACCACCTTTTAGGCATTGTGGCTCACGATCTCAGAAATCCACTTGCCAGTTCTATCACTCTTCTTTCTATGCTTAACGCTAATGAAGAAAAGTTTGATGAGGATGAAAAAATGTGCATCGAAGGTTCTCTTAAGGCAATGCACCGTATGAATAATATGATTGAAGAAATACTAGATGCTCGTGCTAACGCCAATAAAGAGGAACAAGCCAATAAAGAAGCCTCAAAAGATATTATTTCTGCTACTGAAATTGTTCAATCTGTTATCAACGATTTTGAAACGATTGCCGAGAGAAAAGAAATTAGTCTATCTCTTGATATTCAATCGGATGGTTTGGTAGAAGTCAATGAGCAACACTGTATTCAAGTCGTCGAGAACTTGATATCGAACGCTATCAAATTCTCTCCAAAAGGGACCAATGTAAATACAGTCATTGAAAAAACGCCTGACTTTATACAGATTAATATTACCGATCAAGGTCCCGGTATATCAAAAGAAGATCAGAAAAAGCTCTTCAAGAAGTATCAGAAACTTTCCGCAAAACCTACAGGTGGTGAAAAGTCGACAGGTTTAGGTCTTTCTATTGTGAAGAAATATATTGACGAAATGGGTGGAGAAGTCAAATGTAGCAGTGAGGTTGGAGAAGGAACAACCTTTAGTTTGTTGTTGCCTTATTTGTAA
- a CDS encoding HupE/UreJ family protein, with protein MSDFWLYLQLGLEHITDIQGHDHILFILALIATFSTKDFKYIVWLVTGFTVGHSITLALSTLDIIPINEDFIEMLIPITILIVCLSNLFNTKDPKNQPHYLQRNVPFKRYFFEATIFGLIHGMGFSNYLKSLLGSEESIWEPLLAFNVGLELGQLAIVTVVMFINAIIMGFTSFTQRDWNIFVTGGAFVSALIILIG; from the coding sequence ATGTCAGATTTTTGGCTTTACTTACAATTAGGTTTAGAACACATCACAGATATTCAAGGTCATGATCATATATTATTTATATTGGCCTTAATCGCAACATTTAGTACAAAAGACTTTAAGTATATTGTATGGTTGGTGACTGGTTTTACAGTAGGACACTCTATTACATTGGCTTTATCTACTTTAGATATCATTCCAATTAATGAGGATTTTATTGAAATGCTAATTCCTATTACCATATTAATAGTGTGTTTGTCTAACCTTTTTAATACGAAAGATCCCAAAAATCAACCACATTATTTACAAAGAAATGTTCCTTTTAAAAGATACTTTTTTGAAGCAACTATCTTTGGATTAATCCACGGAATGGGCTTTTCTAATTATCTTAAATCGTTGTTAGGAAGCGAGGAATCTATTTGGGAACCATTATTAGCTTTTAACGTTGGCTTGGAATTAGGACAATTAGCAATTGTAACTGTTGTAATGTTTATTAATGCCATCATTATGGGATTCACCTCTTTTACACAAAGAGATTGGAACATTTTCGTTACAGGCGGTGCATTTGTTTCTGCTTTGATTATTTTGATTGGATAA
- a CDS encoding PAS domain-containing sensor histidine kinase: protein MIKRLFKSLKPTHLFSIVLISFLIFQSEDREFHLFILLLFFILIFLETLWSQNTSNIVFANRNVKTIVKSFSDFIFSSQLTLQLKQEKFKSIFDKSSDAYFILDSKFRINVYNDKVTTFFGQLKEVLFNEWISRNSPDSQPYGGESKDLFKAMVNSVQRQGEIRFEWEFKGKSGDQIPTEVSIITLPISETVFYFVVVRNVLNQKKIEDELRKNLEREKELNEMRSKFISMASHEFKTPLATILANLELVELKLEKQGVSLDQFGIQKYVQRMENESTRLNILMDEVLQLGKIEAGRTPYSPDLIHIEKFITNYLKEYIDKTHTTREIELNFDIKTETFWLDTDLINHVFDNLMSNAIKYSNDEVIVNVKVDESSFLFEVIDKGLGIPLNEFSQLFESFFRASNTNHIPGTGLGLVIAKEFVEIHGGVIVCESEENKGSTFRVAIPSK, encoded by the coding sequence ATGATCAAAAGGCTATTTAAATCTCTAAAACCTACTCATTTATTTTCTATTGTCTTAATTTCTTTTTTAATCTTTCAATCAGAAGATAGAGAGTTTCATTTATTTATTCTCTTACTGTTTTTTATCCTAATATTTTTAGAAACCCTTTGGTCACAGAACACCTCAAACATAGTTTTCGCTAACAGAAATGTAAAAACTATAGTAAAGTCATTTTCTGATTTCATTTTTAGTAGTCAGCTTACTCTTCAGCTAAAGCAAGAAAAATTTAAATCCATTTTTGATAAATCCTCAGATGCCTATTTTATTCTAGATAGTAAGTTTAGAATTAATGTGTATAACGATAAGGTAACTACTTTTTTTGGGCAGTTAAAAGAAGTTCTATTCAATGAGTGGATAAGCCGCAACTCCCCCGATTCCCAACCTTATGGAGGTGAATCAAAAGATTTATTTAAGGCAATGGTAAATAGTGTACAGAGACAAGGGGAGATTCGATTTGAGTGGGAATTTAAAGGTAAATCTGGAGATCAGATTCCCACAGAGGTTAGTATTATCACGTTACCTATTTCAGAAACAGTTTTTTATTTTGTGGTAGTCAGGAATGTTTTAAATCAAAAGAAGATTGAGGACGAATTAAGAAAAAATTTAGAAAGAGAGAAAGAATTGAACGAAATGAGGTCGAAGTTTATATCAATGGCTTCGCATGAGTTCAAAACACCATTAGCTACAATTTTAGCAAATTTAGAATTGGTCGAATTGAAACTAGAAAAACAAGGAGTTTCTTTGGATCAGTTTGGAATACAAAAGTATGTTCAAAGAATGGAAAACGAGTCTACCCGTTTAAATATTTTAATGGATGAAGTATTACAATTGGGTAAAATTGAAGCAGGCAGAACTCCCTATTCACCAGATTTAATTCATATTGAAAAGTTTATCACCAACTATTTAAAAGAGTATATTGATAAAACACATACCACAAGAGAAATTGAGCTAAATTTTGATATTAAGACCGAGACTTTTTGGTTAGATACGGATCTAATTAATCATGTTTTTGATAACTTAATGTCAAATGCCATTAAATATTCAAATGATGAGGTAATAGTGAATGTAAAAGTAGATGAGTCCTCATTTTTATTCGAAGTTATTGATAAAGGTTTAGGCATTCCATTAAATGAATTTTCTCAATTATTTGAGTCGTTTTTCAGAGCAAGCAACACAAATCATATTCCTGGTACTGGATTAGGGTTAGTAATCGCAAAAGAATTTGTTGAAATACATGGAGGAGTAATTGTCTGTGAATCTGAAGAAAATAAAGGATCAACATTTAGAGTGGCTATTCCTTCAAAATAA